One Prolixibacteraceae bacterium DNA segment encodes these proteins:
- a CDS encoding GLPGLI family protein codes for MKNFVYVILLWISYCPIMAQEYTIIDTTKVNFYYDYTFVRDTTDLTLKSHDDMVLQVGEKYARFSHTTDVEVDSALYLYRDYTFHEQLKLANDVFQLPGTSKYSFYRLYKNYPKKSQYSMDFYSNKSHIRIAEPIFQSWNLEEAQDTTIMGYRCSMATCHYAGRDYRAWYTLDIPISMGPYKFDGLPGLVVRVEDSEKQHVFQLYKIGKRKRKIFYVKNDKEIKACSEELSKIFYQGLQTRYRSVTGGKVFQFDDQSYNAKIGRYILSHNNFIERY; via the coding sequence ATGAAGAATTTCGTATATGTTATATTATTATGGATATCATACTGCCCCATAATGGCACAAGAGTATACTATTATCGATACAACCAAGGTCAACTTCTATTATGACTATACTTTTGTAAGAGATACAACAGATCTAACTCTTAAAAGTCATGATGATATGGTGTTACAGGTAGGCGAAAAATATGCCCGTTTTAGTCATACCACAGATGTTGAAGTCGACTCAGCACTCTATCTTTATCGGGACTACACTTTTCACGAGCAACTTAAGTTGGCAAATGATGTTTTTCAATTACCTGGAACCTCAAAATATAGTTTCTATCGATTATATAAAAACTATCCTAAAAAGAGTCAGTATTCCATGGATTTTTATTCCAATAAAAGTCATATTCGAATTGCTGAACCAATATTTCAGAGTTGGAATTTAGAGGAAGCGCAAGACACCACGATTATGGGCTATCGATGTAGTATGGCTACTTGTCACTATGCGGGACGCGATTATCGGGCGTGGTATACGTTGGATATCCCTATTAGTATGGGGCCTTATAAGTTTGATGGACTTCCCGGTTTGGTGGTGCGTGTCGAAGACAGTGAAAAGCAGCATGTGTTTCAGCTATATAAAATTGGCAAACGTAAGCGTAAGATCTTCTATGTAAAAAATGACAAAGAGATAAAAGCGTGTTCTGAGGAGCTTAGTAAGATATTTTACCAAGGATTACAGACTCGTTATCGTTCTGTCACAGGGGGGAAAGTTTTTCAATTTGATGATCAAAGTTATAATGCCAAAATTGGGAGATATATTCTATCTCATAACAACTTTATTGAGCGTTACTAA
- a CDS encoding histidine kinase, giving the protein MKKKLDQLISKRTIGIISLLFSFYINIQATISIFSTQTKKNVPLIYSNEFIVWLLGFFLMFMLSWTILSFNLIVIQKLSPKWNSRKNYISILGSLCIMIVILSLNLSISHLFDMKNFGKVNIIALFFGWSVVTTMIVLISRSLMFYHDKEETKLEKEVLRAEKLKSELNELKSFMNPHFLFNSLNTLNALISLDTDKAILFSSHLSRLYRYVLQSKEKDLVNIEDEMLFLESYEKLLKIRFSDLFSLRIKYSKDFKNRFVPVLSLQTLIENAVKHNEISSSFPLIVEIYLDKNHLVVTHQLNERRNIETSMGNGLSSLSKRCQILLNKDIIIQKNDNFTIKLPTVKNIDQR; this is encoded by the coding sequence ATGAAAAAGAAATTAGACCAACTGATTAGCAAAAGAACCATTGGGATCATCTCATTGTTGTTCTCTTTTTACATAAACATACAGGCAACGATATCCATATTCTCCACACAGACAAAAAAGAATGTCCCTTTAATCTATTCAAATGAATTTATAGTATGGCTATTGGGCTTTTTTCTCATGTTTATGCTTTCATGGACCATCCTCTCTTTTAATCTAATTGTTATACAAAAACTGTCTCCTAAATGGAACAGCCGAAAAAATTACATCTCAATTTTAGGGAGTCTCTGCATTATGATTGTAATCTTATCTCTCAATCTATCCATATCACACCTATTCGATATGAAGAATTTTGGAAAGGTTAATATTATTGCTCTATTTTTTGGATGGAGTGTTGTGACCACAATGATTGTTCTTATATCTCGTTCCTTGATGTTTTATCATGATAAAGAAGAGACGAAACTTGAAAAGGAGGTTCTTCGGGCAGAAAAACTAAAGAGTGAACTCAACGAATTGAAGAGTTTTATGAATCCACATTTTCTTTTTAATTCTCTCAATACCCTAAATGCATTGATATCATTAGATACAGATAAAGCAATATTGTTCTCTTCCCATCTATCTCGTTTATATCGATATGTATTACAAAGTAAGGAGAAGGATTTGGTAAATATCGAAGATGAGATGCTATTCTTAGAGAGTTATGAAAAATTATTAAAGATACGTTTTTCAGACTTATTTTCTTTAAGAATCAAATACTCTAAGGATTTTAAAAACCGATTTGTTCCTGTTCTTTCTCTTCAGACATTAATTGAGAATGCCGTTAAGCATAATGAAATATCATCCTCTTTTCCACTTATCGTAGAGATCTATTTAGATAAAAACCATCTTGTAGTTACCCACCAACTAAATGAGAGAAGAAATATCGAGACAAGTATGGGCAATGGCCTGTCTTCTCTTTCTAAAAGATGTCAAATACTTCTTAATAAAGATATTATCATTCAAAAAAATGATAATTTTACCATAAAACTACCCACCGTAAAGAATATAGACCAAAGATGA
- a CDS encoding efflux RND transporter permease subunit, producing MNFTEISINKSRIVISILIMVMVTGLLTYNTLSRDSMPPYTVRVASIVTSFPGASPERVENLVTDKIEEVALELPELKKVTSTSRMGISIVNVELKMDVHPSRLQEVWDRLRLKLDALTNLPQGIKPILQDESIGEVFGLVIGLTSDGYEYEKMKEVAEDLKNQIIMIDGAAKIEINGIQEQQVCIEYDNAKLQRFAISLEVLKQQIESTNILNTGGMIHADKHRVVLEPTGNFDNLESLRNLLIPVGNRNGFLYLRDIAKVSKQYIDPAKQLVFVDGKKAITLHVSLKKGANIIKLGQQIDQYIAQYSKKLSIGLEITRVSSLDHYIDDKVTSFVSNLIQAVLIVFLVMLVFLGLRTGMIIASLIPIVTIITIFTMGLFDIGINQISLAALIMALGMMVDNGIVVAESIMVKVENGVKVKDAAISSCTELIVPLLISTLTTSAAFSSFYMAKSVMGDIMGPIFLVISISLIASWFVSLSIITLFCIIFHKDPKETKWSRFLDQCFEGLKNNYYGIIGKALRNRKKIIVGTVVIFFLAMLLFSKLIFVFFPDSDRNMVTLDLQLPQGVQIEETTNIVHKIEAYIDSSLLIKDSKRDGVTSYSSFIGKGPSSYDLGYTADEANSNYAHILINTTSFTSNQAIIEALDHYCFNSFSDAQVKVSLLGGGGGGTPIEIKVQGKDPNVLSSIAQKIKLKLQKMEGTKTIKDDWGQKSLKYIIRIKSDKVLNANINHKEIANALSSALIGFHTGEFREKENSFPITLKEENGGDKLVDELNTLLVFSAQTGKAVPLEQVAEVVPTWEFPKISRENTLKTITISSELTFDGNASKIMKEVKPWLKEEAKKWPRGYHFKVGGEEENSAENMMAVAKYIPFSFFCILLLLVIQFNSFRKMIMIVATIPLGAIGMTIGLYLFHNPFGFMAFLGMISLAGIVINNAIVLVDRIDFELSKTVLNKTSAVMGACVQRVRPIILSTLTTVAGLIPLYVNGGEVWQPMAITIMVGLLFGTIITLVFIPVVYCSMYKIH from the coding sequence ATGAATTTTACAGAAATTTCAATCAACAAAAGCCGTATCGTCATATCCATTCTTATCATGGTGATGGTTACGGGATTATTAACATACAACACTCTATCTAGAGACAGTATGCCTCCATATACTGTCCGTGTTGCTTCTATTGTAACCTCTTTCCCTGGGGCATCTCCTGAGAGGGTGGAAAATCTAGTTACAGATAAAATAGAGGAGGTCGCGTTAGAACTTCCAGAATTAAAAAAAGTAACTAGCACCTCTAGAATGGGGATCTCTATAGTCAATGTAGAGCTTAAAATGGATGTACATCCTAGTCGCTTACAAGAAGTATGGGATCGTCTACGTCTTAAACTAGACGCACTAACGAATCTTCCACAAGGTATCAAACCGATATTACAGGATGAAAGTATTGGGGAAGTATTCGGTTTGGTAATTGGATTGACTAGTGATGGTTACGAATATGAAAAGATGAAAGAGGTAGCAGAAGACCTTAAAAATCAAATCATCATGATTGACGGTGCTGCTAAGATAGAAATTAATGGGATCCAAGAACAACAAGTTTGTATTGAATATGACAATGCAAAACTTCAACGTTTTGCCATCTCTTTAGAAGTACTAAAACAACAGATCGAATCGACCAATATCCTCAACACAGGAGGCATGATACATGCGGATAAACACAGAGTTGTACTGGAACCAACAGGGAATTTCGATAACCTTGAGTCGTTAAGAAATCTACTTATTCCAGTTGGAAATAGGAATGGATTTCTCTATCTGAGAGATATCGCGAAAGTATCGAAACAGTATATCGATCCGGCGAAACAGCTGGTCTTTGTAGATGGGAAGAAAGCAATCACACTTCATGTCTCCTTAAAGAAAGGAGCAAATATTATAAAATTAGGACAACAGATAGATCAATATATTGCCCAATATTCAAAGAAACTATCTATAGGGCTCGAAATAACTAGGGTCTCTTCCTTAGACCACTATATTGATGACAAAGTAACGAGTTTTGTCTCAAACCTGATTCAGGCTGTCCTCATCGTATTTCTAGTCATGTTGGTTTTTCTAGGATTGCGTACGGGAATGATTATCGCTAGTTTGATTCCTATTGTTACTATTATCACCATATTTACGATGGGGCTTTTTGATATTGGAATTAATCAAATATCACTTGCTGCACTGATTATGGCTCTTGGAATGATGGTCGATAATGGAATTGTGGTGGCCGAATCTATTATGGTTAAGGTAGAGAATGGAGTGAAAGTGAAGGATGCGGCAATAAGCTCTTGTACGGAGCTTATTGTTCCGCTACTGATCTCTACACTAACCACCTCGGCTGCATTCTCTTCCTTCTATATGGCAAAATCTGTCATGGGAGACATTATGGGACCAATCTTTTTAGTAATATCCATCTCACTGATCGCATCCTGGTTTGTATCACTCTCTATCATTACATTATTCTGTATAATATTTCACAAAGATCCCAAAGAGACAAAATGGAGTAGATTTCTTGACCAATGTTTTGAAGGATTAAAAAACAACTATTATGGTATCATAGGTAAAGCCCTGAGAAACAGAAAAAAGATAATCGTTGGAACTGTGGTAATATTTTTTCTTGCAATGCTTCTATTTTCGAAGCTAATTTTTGTATTCTTTCCTGATAGCGATAGGAATATGGTTACGTTGGACCTTCAACTACCACAAGGGGTGCAGATCGAAGAGACCACAAATATAGTTCACAAAATTGAAGCATATATAGACAGCTCTCTTCTTATCAAGGATTCTAAACGAGATGGGGTGACATCTTACAGTAGTTTTATTGGCAAAGGCCCCTCCTCTTACGACTTGGGATATACTGCTGACGAAGCAAATAGTAATTACGCACATATACTTATAAATACCACCTCTTTCACATCAAATCAAGCTATTATTGAGGCATTAGATCACTACTGTTTCAATTCATTTTCAGATGCACAAGTAAAAGTTAGCTTATTGGGAGGAGGAGGAGGAGGTACCCCCATCGAGATTAAGGTTCAAGGAAAAGACCCTAATGTTCTATCATCCATTGCGCAAAAAATTAAACTAAAACTACAGAAAATGGAAGGGACCAAAACGATAAAGGATGATTGGGGGCAAAAAAGTCTAAAATATATTATTCGTATTAAATCAGATAAAGTTTTAAATGCAAATATTAACCATAAAGAGATCGCCAATGCATTAAGTAGTGCATTGATAGGTTTTCATACAGGAGAGTTTAGAGAAAAAGAAAATAGCTTTCCTATCACACTTAAAGAGGAAAATGGAGGAGACAAATTAGTTGATGAATTAAACACTTTATTGGTCTTTTCGGCACAGACAGGAAAAGCAGTGCCACTAGAGCAAGTTGCAGAGGTTGTTCCAACTTGGGAGTTTCCTAAAATATCCCGAGAAAATACACTAAAAACGATTACAATATCTTCAGAATTAACCTTTGATGGGAATGCCTCTAAAATTATGAAAGAGGTGAAGCCTTGGCTAAAAGAAGAGGCAAAAAAATGGCCTCGTGGTTACCATTTTAAAGTAGGTGGAGAAGAGGAAAATTCTGCAGAGAACATGATGGCTGTTGCAAAGTACATTCCATTTTCGTTCTTCTGTATCCTTCTCCTTTTAGTTATTCAATTTAACTCATTTCGAAAAATGATTATGATAGTCGCCACTATTCCACTCGGTGCTATCGGCATGACGATAGGATTATATCTATTTCACAATCCTTTCGGGTTTATGGCATTTTTAGGAATGATATCTCTTGCAGGTATTGTAATCAACAACGCCATTGTTTTAGTCGATCGAATAGATTTTGAACTCTCTAAAACAGTCTTAAATAAAACAAGTGCAGTAATGGGAGCCTGTGTTCAAAGGGTTAGACCGATTATACTATCGACACTAACAACTGTGGCAGGACTAATACCACTCTATGTAAACGGAGGAGAAGTATGGCAACCCATGGCTATAACTATTATGGTTGGTCTGCTATTCGGAACGATCATCACATTGGTATTTATTCCAGTAGTATACTGCTCTATGTATAAGATTCATTAA
- a CDS encoding TonB-dependent receptor: MKSVFLTILTILTMVPALYAQKNITIISQEDQKGIPFATLYNADNQQGFVTDKEGVITLPTNTENSKLQVASIGFETQIVWVKNLKSTDQIVLKPSHLKIDEVVVSGSTPVLQKQEVMNVALLKMKDASIQNSLSETIASIPGVTQVTTGAAIGKPTIRGLSGTRIATYTHGIRLENQQWGAEHGLGVDATGIENIEVIKGPASLLYGSDALGGVLYLVDDRFVSSDTMKVEVGSSYNANTRGIDSYGKAYWSGEKWSFNLSGSQRNHEDYTDGNGNVVNNTRFNTYDVTGKIGYRSKKWSSSLTYDHLYEQYGINEDGATGGERGREMTAPYQPIRTDVVSSENIFYLPTSKIKLNLGYVLNHRQEIEGEEEHEHGHEAEEEHHEEEHEGEHHEDEEHVGLDMKLQTYTYNAQWVKSYGGVNEWIIGSQGMYQNNENLSEETLIPNTITKNIGLFSTYHWGVSDRVSLLGGLRYDVQHMDSKLDDGTHQQRTDGAATLSAGVHWSPSDNMSIKTNFSSGYRAPNIYELASNGSHPSANRYEIGNPNLEKEQAYQFDVAVSQQNDHFGWYANPFVNRIQDYIYLTPTGQEKEGLPVYQYEQSNATLWGGEAGIHYHPHSMHWLHFNSDLSMVYSKDDEGDYIALTPATSINNKLAFDIPTKSTVELNLFVAYNYTFKQDRVAAYETPTDGYGLVNLGAKGTIHWLHRDFQLDLSVNNLFDKAYTSHLSRYKDLGLLNMGRSVQLGLKIPIF; this comes from the coding sequence ATGAAAAGTGTATTTTTAACTATCTTGACCATTTTAACAATGGTCCCAGCCTTGTACGCTCAAAAAAACATCACCATCATATCACAGGAAGACCAAAAAGGGATTCCTTTTGCCACACTTTATAATGCAGACAACCAACAAGGCTTTGTCACAGATAAAGAGGGGGTTATTACACTTCCTACCAACACAGAGAACAGCAAACTTCAAGTAGCTTCTATTGGATTTGAGACACAAATTGTTTGGGTTAAGAATCTAAAATCAACGGATCAGATCGTATTGAAACCTTCTCATCTTAAAATTGACGAAGTAGTGGTGTCTGGATCTACTCCTGTACTACAGAAGCAGGAGGTGATGAATGTGGCACTGCTTAAAATGAAAGATGCATCCATACAAAACTCGCTATCTGAAACGATTGCTAGTATTCCTGGGGTAACACAAGTAACCACAGGGGCCGCCATTGGAAAACCAACTATTAGAGGTCTATCTGGAACAAGAATCGCAACTTACACCCATGGTATCCGATTAGAAAACCAGCAATGGGGTGCTGAACACGGCTTGGGAGTCGATGCTACTGGTATAGAGAATATCGAAGTGATCAAAGGCCCTGCTAGTTTACTTTATGGTAGCGATGCACTCGGAGGGGTTCTCTATTTGGTAGACGATCGTTTTGTTTCAAGCGACACCATGAAGGTAGAGGTTGGTTCAAGTTATAATGCCAACACAAGAGGGATAGATAGCTATGGGAAGGCTTATTGGAGTGGAGAGAAGTGGAGTTTTAACCTGAGCGGTAGTCAAAGAAATCACGAAGACTATACAGATGGAAATGGAAATGTTGTAAACAACACACGCTTCAATACCTATGACGTAACAGGTAAGATTGGTTATAGAAGCAAGAAGTGGTCTTCAAGTCTCACCTACGATCACCTATATGAACAGTATGGCATCAATGAGGATGGAGCCACTGGGGGAGAGAGAGGAAGAGAGATGACTGCGCCTTATCAACCAATTAGAACTGATGTAGTGAGTAGTGAAAACATCTTCTATCTTCCTACTTCTAAGATTAAATTGAATTTAGGGTATGTACTCAACCATCGCCAAGAGATAGAAGGAGAAGAAGAGCATGAGCATGGACACGAAGCAGAAGAAGAGCATCATGAAGAAGAGCACGAAGGAGAGCACCATGAGGACGAGGAACATGTAGGATTGGATATGAAACTGCAGACCTACACCTACAATGCCCAATGGGTTAAGTCTTACGGAGGTGTCAATGAGTGGATCATTGGATCTCAAGGAATGTATCAGAATAATGAAAATCTATCCGAAGAGACATTAATCCCTAATACCATCACCAAAAATATAGGACTCTTCTCAACCTATCATTGGGGAGTGAGCGATAGAGTATCGTTACTTGGTGGGCTTCGTTACGATGTTCAACATATGGATAGCAAGTTAGATGATGGGACACACCAACAGAGAACAGATGGTGCTGCAACACTATCTGCTGGAGTACACTGGAGTCCTAGCGATAATATGTCTATTAAAACGAACTTTTCTTCAGGTTACAGAGCACCAAATATTTATGAGTTGGCAAGTAACGGATCACATCCATCTGCGAATCGTTATGAGATTGGCAACCCGAACTTAGAGAAAGAACAGGCATACCAATTTGATGTAGCAGTATCACAACAAAACGATCATTTCGGATGGTATGCAAACCCTTTTGTGAATCGTATTCAAGATTATATCTATCTGACTCCAACAGGGCAAGAAAAGGAGGGGCTACCTGTCTATCAATACGAGCAGAGCAATGCTACCCTTTGGGGTGGAGAAGCTGGAATACACTATCACCCTCATAGCATGCACTGGCTACACTTTAACTCGGACTTGAGTATGGTTTATAGCAAAGACGATGAAGGAGATTATATTGCACTGACCCCCGCAACGAGTATTAACAACAAGCTCGCTTTTGATATTCCTACGAAATCAACGGTAGAACTAAACCTATTTGTTGCTTATAACTACACCTTCAAACAAGATCGTGTGGCTGCATACGAAACACCTACTGATGGCTATGGTCTGGTCAACTTAGGAGCCAAAGGAACGATCCATTGGTTACATAGAGATTTCCAGTTGGATCTTTCTGTAAACAATCTTTTTGACAAAGCTTATACAAGTCACCTATCGAGATATAAAGATTTGGGACTACTTAATATGGGACGTTCTGTTCAACTTGGGCTGAAGATCCCTATTTTCTAA
- a CDS encoding GH92 family glycosyl hydrolase — MKNRILTLLVLLCTTFGTYASKNKNLVDYVNPLIGSDSDFSLSNGNTYPAIALPWGMNFWTPQTGPMGDGWTYAYHTKKIRGFKQTHQPSPWINDYAAFSIFPETGDLKILGKDRAAWFSHKAEVSKPNYYRVYLADYDVTTEITPTERAAQFRFTFPKTDQAHILVDGFFKGSHVKIYPKERKVVGYCRNNSGGVPENFHNYFVIYFDKAFKSVGTWDSKKAKEPKANYAPNSKEAEGYHVGAVLTFETKAGEKIHARVASSFISLEQAERNLKQEVGNDSFDKTHAKATAAWNKELSKIQVEGGTKDQYRTFYTALYRTMLFPRKFYEINGKKEIVHYSPYNGKVEKGYMFTDNGFWDTFRAVFPFFTLMYPELDSHIMAGLVNTYKESGWLPEWASPGHRDCMIGSNSASLIADAYLKGIRGYDIETLYEAIIKNTKSKGPLNSVGRYGAEDYNKYGYVPYDSGVNENAARTLEYAYDDWCIYELSKALKKPQDQIDLFAKRADNYKNLFDASTGFMSGKNRDGSWSGARPDKWGDAFTEGSAWHYTWSVFHDPEGLATLYGGRDKMADKLDQVFTSAPTFDESYYGFQIHEITEMLIADMGQYAHGNQPIQHAIYLYNWLGQPWKAQYWTRNVMDKLYTPNADGLCGDEDNGQTSAWYVFSAMGFYPVAPGTGEYAMGSPLFKKITMTLENGNKFVIEAGNNSHKNVYIKNATLNGKQYTKTYLTHKQITKGGTLKLQMSEKANKKRGTKTSDFPYSYSNEK, encoded by the coding sequence ATGAAGAACAGGATACTTACCTTACTTGTTCTTTTATGTACTACGTTTGGCACGTATGCATCGAAGAACAAAAACTTAGTAGACTATGTGAACCCATTAATTGGTAGCGATTCTGACTTTTCGTTGTCTAATGGGAATACATATCCAGCAATTGCCCTTCCATGGGGGATGAACTTTTGGACTCCACAAACAGGACCTATGGGGGATGGATGGACCTATGCTTATCACACAAAAAAGATTCGTGGTTTTAAGCAGACTCACCAACCTAGCCCATGGATTAATGATTATGCAGCATTCTCTATCTTTCCAGAAACAGGAGATCTTAAGATCTTAGGGAAAGACCGCGCGGCATGGTTTTCACACAAAGCGGAAGTGTCGAAACCAAATTACTACCGTGTCTACTTAGCAGACTACGATGTAACGACAGAGATAACTCCTACTGAGCGTGCCGCACAGTTTCGTTTTACATTTCCTAAAACAGACCAAGCGCATATCTTAGTGGATGGTTTCTTCAAGGGATCTCACGTGAAGATCTATCCTAAAGAGCGCAAAGTGGTAGGGTATTGTCGCAACAACAGCGGCGGCGTACCTGAAAACTTCCATAACTACTTCGTGATCTATTTTGACAAAGCATTCAAAAGTGTCGGTACTTGGGATAGTAAGAAAGCCAAAGAGCCTAAAGCCAACTACGCACCAAATAGCAAAGAGGCAGAAGGCTATCATGTGGGTGCGGTGCTTACCTTTGAAACCAAAGCAGGCGAGAAGATTCATGCACGCGTGGCTTCCTCTTTTATTAGCTTAGAGCAGGCTGAACGCAACTTGAAGCAAGAGGTTGGAAACGACAGTTTCGATAAGACCCATGCAAAGGCTACTGCAGCTTGGAACAAAGAGCTTTCTAAAATACAAGTAGAGGGAGGTACTAAAGACCAATATCGCACATTCTATACTGCCCTTTACAGAACGATGTTGTTCCCTCGTAAATTCTATGAGATCAATGGCAAAAAAGAGATTGTACACTATAGCCCTTATAACGGCAAAGTAGAAAAAGGATATATGTTTACAGACAACGGATTCTGGGATACCTTTAGAGCAGTCTTCCCATTCTTTACTTTGATGTATCCAGAACTAGATAGCCACATTATGGCTGGTTTGGTGAATACATACAAAGAGAGTGGTTGGCTTCCTGAATGGGCTAGTCCAGGTCACCGTGACTGTATGATTGGCTCAAACTCAGCTTCTCTTATTGCAGATGCTTATCTAAAAGGAATCCGTGGATATGATATCGAAACACTTTACGAAGCAATCATTAAGAACACGAAGAGTAAAGGACCGTTAAACTCTGTTGGTCGTTATGGTGCAGAGGATTACAACAAGTATGGGTATGTACCTTACGATTCTGGAGTAAATGAGAATGCAGCTCGTACATTAGAATATGCTTATGATGACTGGTGTATTTACGAATTGAGTAAGGCATTGAAAAAACCTCAAGATCAGATTGATCTTTTTGCAAAGAGAGCAGATAACTATAAGAATCTATTCGATGCAAGTACTGGATTTATGTCTGGTAAAAACAGAGATGGATCATGGTCTGGAGCACGTCCTGATAAATGGGGGGATGCATTTACTGAAGGATCTGCATGGCACTATACATGGTCTGTTTTCCACGACCCAGAAGGATTGGCTACACTTTATGGAGGTAGAGATAAGATGGCAGATAAACTAGATCAAGTATTTACCTCTGCTCCTACTTTTGATGAGTCGTACTATGGATTCCAAATTCATGAGATTACAGAGATGTTGATCGCAGATATGGGACAGTATGCACATGGGAACCAACCTATACAGCATGCAATCTATCTTTACAACTGGCTAGGACAGCCTTGGAAAGCACAATATTGGACAAGAAATGTAATGGACAAGTTGTATACTCCAAATGCTGATGGACTTTGTGGTGATGAAGACAATGGGCAGACTTCTGCTTGGTATGTCTTCTCTGCGATGGGATTCTATCCAGTGGCTCCTGGTACTGGTGAGTATGCAATGGGATCTCCTCTATTCAAGAAGATCACCATGACTCTTGAAAACGGGAACAAGTTTGTGATAGAAGCTGGAAACAACAGCCATAAGAATGTCTATATCAAAAATGCGACCCTAAACGGGAAGCAATATACAAAGACATACCTTACACACAAACAGATCACCAAAGGGGGTACTTTGAAGCTTCAGATGAGCGAAAAAGCCAACAAGAAGAGGGGAACAAAGACATCCGACTTCCCTTATTCTTACTCTAACGAAAAATAA
- a CDS encoding LytTR family DNA-binding domain-containing protein, which produces MRILIIEDEWGAQVQLTKMLSEYDETIEIVQMITSVREAIALLETKIELDLIFMDIHLSDGISFEIFEQVKIEVPIIFITAYDQYAIKAFKHNSIDYILKPVIKEELFESLKKFNNVTNIGVTDHIITKIVKELGRNKTSYRKSFLIQSKDSLVPINVKDIMAIYVDLGSVKCYTKDHKKYTIPLTLDQIEKELDPNVFFRINRQFILHMNAIKQMNVYFNGKLKIKTYCNINEEIIVSKQKATKLKLWLNS; this is translated from the coding sequence ATGAGAATTTTAATTATCGAAGATGAATGGGGTGCACAAGTGCAGCTTACGAAAATGCTTTCTGAATATGATGAGACGATTGAAATAGTTCAAATGATCACTTCGGTTAGAGAGGCCATTGCACTTCTTGAGACGAAGATCGAACTAGACCTTATTTTTATGGATATACATCTTTCTGATGGTATTTCATTTGAGATATTTGAACAAGTGAAAATAGAAGTCCCAATCATTTTTATCACAGCCTATGATCAATATGCAATCAAGGCATTTAAACATAACAGTATCGACTATATTCTCAAGCCCGTAATAAAAGAGGAGTTGTTCGAATCGCTTAAAAAATTCAATAACGTCACCAACATCGGTGTCACAGATCATATAATAACGAAAATTGTTAAAGAGCTAGGAAGGAATAAAACATCATATAGAAAATCATTTCTTATTCAATCAAAAGACAGTTTGGTGCCTATTAATGTAAAAGATATCATGGCTATTTATGTCGATTTAGGATCTGTAAAGTGTTACACCAAAGATCATAAAAAATACACCATCCCATTGACTCTAGACCAAATTGAGAAAGAGTTGGATCCAAATGTTTTTTTTCGTATTAATCGTCAATTTATTCTGCATATGAATGCCATCAAACAGATGAATGTCTATTTCAATGGAAAGTTGAAAATAAAAACCTATTGCAATATCAATGAAGAAATAATTGTAAGCAAACAGAAAGCGACTAAATTAAAGTTATGGCTTAATAGCTAA